In one Candidatus Nitronereus thalassa genomic region, the following are encoded:
- the trpA gene encoding tryptophan synthase subunit alpha: MLATANRISATFEQLAAKGEKALIPYIMAGDPSLADTESLVLALEKAGADLIELGVPFSDPIADGPVIQKAAERALLSGTSLRRILAMVKTLRTKTQIPLILMTYYNTIMAIGEETFCQEAVAAGVDGVIVPDMPPEEADNLHKAAQAHGPCLIYLLAPTSTSNRKTEVIRRTQGFIYYVSITGITGAKLEGFADIEKNVRALQKKAKKPIAVGFGIATPDDARRMAAFADGVIVGSALVKKIAEFQQSPELIQEVSRFTEQLKSAIRPNDRAA; the protein is encoded by the coding sequence ATGCTTGCTACCGCTAACCGAATATCCGCAACCTTTGAACAGCTCGCGGCCAAGGGAGAAAAAGCCCTGATTCCCTATATCATGGCCGGGGACCCTTCATTAGCGGATACTGAATCGCTCGTGCTGGCTTTGGAAAAGGCCGGGGCGGATCTGATTGAATTGGGAGTTCCCTTCTCCGATCCGATTGCCGATGGTCCGGTGATTCAAAAAGCCGCGGAACGTGCATTGCTATCCGGCACGTCACTCCGCCGTATTCTAGCTATGGTGAAGACCTTACGGACCAAGACGCAAATTCCGCTAATTCTCATGACCTACTACAACACGATCATGGCCATAGGGGAAGAAACATTTTGCCAGGAAGCCGTCGCCGCCGGAGTCGATGGCGTCATCGTTCCCGACATGCCCCCTGAAGAGGCCGACAATTTGCACAAGGCCGCCCAAGCCCACGGGCCTTGCCTCATTTATCTTTTGGCACCCACGAGCACATCCAATCGCAAAACGGAAGTCATCCGCCGAACGCAGGGGTTTATCTATTATGTGTCGATCACCGGCATCACGGGCGCAAAGCTTGAAGGCTTTGCAGACATTGAAAAAAATGTGCGGGCCCTGCAAAAGAAAGCCAAAAAACCCATTGCCGTGGGGTTTGGCATTGCCACCCCGGATGATGCCCGACGTATGGCGGCCTTCGCTGACGGGGTGATCGTCGGAAGCGCCCTAGTCAAAAAAATTGCCGAGTTTCAACAAAGCCCTGAACTCATCCAGGAAGTTTCCCGATTTACCGAGCAACTTAAATCGGCGATTCGACCAAACGATCGTGCAGCCTGA
- a CDS encoding N-acetylmuramoyl-L-alanine amidase, with product MPTRKTTPSKKKKVSSSQRQRKSTSPKKAAPFTIQNHCLIGPKVRQKETPNKSGEITPKYLVFHYTAGRSAQSSVNWLTNPASKASAHLVLGRDGSITQLAPFNVKTWHAGVSNWDGVKFLNQCSIGIEMDNAGPLQQVGTTFKAWFGKEYPTSQALHAKHKLNEEPCWWHTYTEAQIDAALELARLLTSTYGLKEIVGHEDIAPERKRDPGPAFPLAHIQSAGMGRNTEAEEEHDECYRVTASALNIRKGPGRDFEAVSAPLPLGTMVTLLEKRDRWYKVETNDEQDIEGWVFNKFLEAV from the coding sequence ATGCCTACACGAAAGACAACACCATCAAAAAAGAAAAAAGTCTCCTCCTCTCAGCGACAAAGAAAATCCACCTCGCCGAAGAAAGCCGCGCCTTTTACCATCCAGAATCATTGTCTGATTGGCCCAAAGGTCAGGCAAAAAGAGACACCCAATAAAAGTGGAGAAATCACGCCAAAATATTTGGTGTTTCACTATACCGCCGGGCGGAGCGCACAGAGCTCCGTCAATTGGCTCACCAACCCCGCATCAAAAGCCTCGGCTCATTTAGTACTTGGACGAGACGGAAGCATCACCCAACTCGCGCCCTTTAATGTCAAAACCTGGCATGCGGGAGTCAGCAATTGGGATGGGGTGAAATTTCTGAACCAATGCTCCATTGGCATTGAAATGGACAATGCCGGTCCACTTCAACAGGTGGGAACCACCTTCAAGGCTTGGTTTGGAAAGGAATATCCTACCTCACAAGCCCTGCATGCCAAACACAAGCTTAATGAAGAACCGTGCTGGTGGCACACCTATACCGAGGCGCAAATTGATGCCGCGCTGGAGTTGGCTCGTTTGCTCACGTCGACGTATGGGTTAAAAGAAATTGTGGGGCATGAAGATATTGCCCCTGAACGAAAACGTGATCCGGGTCCGGCCTTTCCCCTGGCCCACATCCAATCCGCCGGGATGGGACGGAACACCGAAGCCGAAGAAGAACATGATGAATGCTACCGCGTCACGGCCAGCGCCTTAAATATTCGAAAAGGTCCTGGCCGAGATTTCGAAGCCGTCTCCGCCCCTCTGCCCTTGGGAACGATGGTGACATTGTTGGAGAAACGCGACCGATGGTACAAAGTTGAAACCAACGATGAACAGGACATTGAAGGGTGGGTCTTCAACAAATTCCTTGAAGCGGTCTAA